In the genome of Populus nigra chromosome 19, ddPopNigr1.1, whole genome shotgun sequence, the window GAGACACATATCACCGATCTTGGATATGTGTCTTAGATGTTATTCAGAAGATCTATGAGATTAATCATCTTCAAATTACATAATATATTTCATTCCCTTCTCTGTTTTTAAAATAGGAAGATTTTCCattgattttaattagaattgaatgcaattttcaattttttttattagaaaaaatgaaaattgaaattgaaaccaaataaaaaaaggaaagagtcgTAAAACTTCCTCTAGCTCTCCTCTCAATTAGTTCGAGCACAAAAGATGCAAGAAGTTTTGGCTTTTACGGGTTGTTGGCCGACGAACTTTTTGTTGATGCTAAAGGCAAATCGACTTTCTAAAGAGATTTTAACCAGCAAACAAAGCCAATTTGTGAATTTTGGCAAGCTATTTGGTACATGAGAGATGGcctaatctaaatattttagatgaattactaaaaaaattataaagagatACATAActtataaaatgtaattttgaaaaaaaataatttttttcttttcttttttttaactctcaaaattaaattgataaaatttacaaagatatttatactataaaatattattttagttctaATAATATTGATCTAGgtataagaaaatgaattttcacgtcaccattaaattttctttaaatttaccattataaaaaccaaaaattagaattttctaGTCAAGAAAGTGGTGATGATCTACTTTTATTAATGATTCTAAATTAACTATTTGAGccttttatttagaaaaataaaaattaatttcatcaattttcttcttttttctctctacaTATCCCAAGTGATGAAATGCTAACTATATAAATATGGGAAAGTCTGGAAGTTCATATGCaagtaaaaatcaatttaaaattaatcaaatataatggttttttggATACTATGATCTCCAAAATGATGGGTGGAGATTTAGAGATTAGAAGAAGATTAACCtctaattatgtaattatttgagccttttattttaaaaatgaaaaattcatttcatcaattttcttttttttttccctacacCTCCCAAGTGAAATGCTAACTATAAGAAAGTTCATAtgcagaaaaaaatcaattcaaaattaattaaatataatgattttctaaatttttttaaaattttgttaagaaaatcagataaaaaaattgattctattcagtttaatatttttaaaaaaaaagaaaaaaatcaaataaaactgaattataaactaaaaatcCATTACCAatcaaaatctataaaaaataactaattaaaggctcatttgatttaaattagattatttatttggttttttaacaaatgtaaaacaaaatcaaaccaaactgaCTGGTTTGGCTCTTTTATGACGTTAAGTTCTTTTCCAGGTTTTTAAGATCGATATTCTTGAACTGTCCAGTACTGTTAGAAGAAAAAAGTTGGAATTATACAACATATATAGAAAATCCTCCCCTCTTTTCATGCCTCACACACACCTGTgatgtaattaattaagctatatttaattttacgtTAAATAGCCAGCTAACTTTCTATCCAAGAGGAGTACTACAagtgattattataaaacagaAGAAGCCACCCGACATGTTTTTCAGATTGGTCTGCAGTGCCTTTGGGAACAATTAATGAAGCACTTCAGATCAGAGGCTTAACTGGGACTCCTAATGTTGAGGAACTCTGTCCTGCAGCCTGTAAGATCACATATATTCTGAACTCTTAACAAAATCAATTGTCTTCATGCTGGAAGCTTGGAGGAAATTACCTGCAGAATACCAAGTTAGTTTTCAATCATCCCTCCAACTTTCCAATGCTTCTTTTAACCCTCTCCCTCCACAGTCCAGGCTATTGCTCCTCGATCAGTCACCtcttttataggaaaaaaaaaaaaaaaggacaactGATTCACTTGAACACAATATATAGTGGTCAAATAAATACCATTAAATCATGAATAACATTAAAACCTGGAAGTAGTttgaaagtatatttttaattaaaaagtaaattattttttgatatttagtagtataataagaaataaattggaagatatttttaggtgtttaactatgtcatgaaaaataagctataaaataaatgttaatatttttttcaagtttattaaaataataaggaacaaatgttaatattttccgctcaaaataaaaaaaaaataattttctaaaaatcacgctaaatatttttttgaataaaaaatatttttttattgattaatttttttaattataaataaacacagaaaaattaaaaaaatttacatctaaaaaattatttttcataaccgTCTAAATCAAATTCAGTTTTAGCTTTTGAGCGAGCTTCGTATCAATCCCAAAGTGATTGATAAAGGACTAAATCTAGAATCTAGAAACATGTCGAACAAAATCATTAGCCTGCAACATCCATGCACTTTTATTAGACATCCAAACTGTCATCAGGCCGAGGGAAATTACATGCAGAAGGtacatatatttatttactaGTTACTCCGAATTTCCAAAGCAAGATGTTGAAGTAGGCTTGCTACATCCACTCTACCTTCTTCCTCGCCAtggaaaaagagaaaagtgaCCTGCATGAATACAGCAACATTCCTCAAGGACATCTTTGCTTTGACAAAAGCTTCATATACATCCCAAAGGGTTATTATCCAACAAAGAAACTTGCCCCAAAAgagttccaaaaaaaaaaaaacctctcaatAACCTACAGCTTCAAAGCCTCCATCTCTCTTCCTACAACCTTACACCTCATAAAACTCCCAAAAGTATTCAAAACCAACTTCACACCATCCCATCTATCTCCACTAGCCATCTTCTTGTACAAGTAACTATCAAATGTCATCCTCTGCACATACTCATCCCCACATAACTCCACCAATGCCTCTCTACCCACATTACTCCCATAAAACACTCTTTGCAACAAATCCAAGAACCTGAAAGTATTCACGTACTTGTTATCCCATTCTCTCAAGTACTCCCTCTTCAAATCCTCCTCACTGACCATCCTCTCCCCCTCTTCTGAAGCCTTCACAATAGCCTCCCCGCACATTCTACCGGATTTCGCCGCGAAATATATTCCTTCTCCCGAACACTTGGTCACATACCCCGCCGCGTCCCCAACAAGCGCCACACGTCCACGCACACGCCTCGGACGCGGTTGCTCCGGGATTGGGTGAGCCTCCACTTTAATCACTCTGCCACCCTTAATCCTCTCCTTAACCCTCTCCCTGATCCCTCTTTGATACACCTTAATATCCCGCCTCGCACACGCCGTGCCCGTCCCCACCGCCACGTGGTCGCATTTTGGAAATACCCACGCGTAAAAGTCAGGCGACATGTCATTCCCAACATACATTTCTGCGAGATTATGATAATACTCCATTTTCTCATCCGGTAATTTGATCCTCTCTTGAAAAGCAATGGCACATCTGTAATTCCCTGCATTAATAATCTTCGCTACCCTGCTATTAGCCCCATCAGCCCCGACAATCAAATCAACGGTTAATGATCGTTTACAATTATTAATAGTGTGGTGGATAACGTAAGGTTTTGAAGATAAAAAATCAGGCACCTCAATATCCGTGACAAGGCCAGTGATAAATTGAGCACCGTTGGATTGAGCACGAGACCGGAGAAAAGAATCCAGTACTTCGCGGCGCAACACGGGGATAAACTCATGAGACTTTAAAGTTTTGGATCCGAAATCAACGGTCAGGTTCGAAGGAGATATGATCTTCATGCGAGTGACATGTCGGTCGATGAGGTGAAGAGGGATGGAAAACTCGTCGATCATGCAAAGAGGGATGGCTCCACCACATGGCTTAGCTGTGGAAGGGCTACGCTCGAAGAGGAAGGTTTCAACTCCTCCGGCGGCTAAGGCTTCTGCGGCGGATGAACCTGCTGGGCCGCCGCCGATCACAGCGGCGCGGAGTTTGCGGCCAGAGAGGGGGCTGGATGAGGTGGCGGTGATTGTTAGAGTTTTGGGTTTTGGTTGCTGGTGTTGTTTTATGGTTTTGAGAGGTAGGGTTGGAGTGAAATGAAGGTTGTGGGTTAGTGCTAGTGCGGCCATGGTGTTAATGCtaagttttttagggtttatagaTGGGTGTGAAGGGAGTGATAAGCAGCTTGGAATGTGATGGAGTTGGGTTTAGGGGAGAGAAAGagaatcatttattttttttaatgttgtttgatTCTTTTAATGTCATcgttttaacaaaaataattaacttaaattcACCGGTGATCCAAACTTACAATCTTCTTCATGAGAGTGGCCATATCGGGGCTGTCAAGTATGGTCTAAACACGCGCATGCATGAtttctaaattcaattttttattcatataatagTGAAAAATACTTAGTACCCATAAAATCTAAGGAAAAATATCATGTTTCCAATATCATTCTTGAACAGGACAGTACTGTTTGCATTAACCGTTACTATACTAGCTAGCGGTGTGTATACAGTTACTACTGGGATGCAAGAAACAAATTTCTGAAAAGTTATCATCAGAATCTAAAATTATGTTCAATCAGCAGTGCTCAGCATGAGCAACAGGCCAAAAACTACTAAAGCAGACGGTTTGATGAAGCACGTATCACTTGGATGGCACTCCGGTCAAAAGTGAAGTGGACACCAATTCCTGGACTGTGATAGGACGACAAATGCCGGGCAAGGGATGGCCAGACCAGGCTGAATCAGCAAGCAAGGAGTTCAATACTTGTGTAGGATTGTAAAGATCCCACCAGACATGAGCTGAAGATTGGTTGCAGGCCGTCTCTGCAGAAACACAGCCAATCTCTGCACCATGAAGACCGAGCCCACAGCACGCATTCTTTGTATCCCTAAATCCTGTATTAGGGACAGAAGCTTTCTAGTTCAATAATCTGATACTGGTGTTGTATTCTGTTCACTATGTAGAAATCATTTATACCCATAAATATTACAGAAAACACTCCAGGGGTTATCGTCTCGAGCTAGTTTACCTTCGGAGCAGTAACATCATATTAGGTTACATATAATCATGTGGCTGCTTCGATACTATGGACCGAGAACTTAGTAAAATGGTGCAGGAATGGCAAAAGGAATCGATCGACAGCTGTGACAAATTTTCAAATCTATCTCAACTCTGTAAGAACTTGCAGTTGGTATACTTCTTGCAGATCAATATACAAAAATCAATCTAGCTATTCAAGCTAATTATAAGGATAAGAAAATGGAAGtgaactaatttttaaaaaatcatagaatTTCAAAGCAAGGAAGTTTACGGCTTTGAGGATGATTA includes:
- the LOC133679837 gene encoding geranylgeranyl diphosphate reductase, chloroplastic-like, whose protein sequence is MAALALTHNLHFTPTLPLKTIKQHQQPKPKTLTITATSSSPLSGRKLRAAVIGGGPAGSSAAEALAAGGVETFLFERSPSTAKPCGGAIPLCMIDEFSIPLHLIDRHVTRMKIISPSNLTVDFGSKTLKSHEFIPVLRREVLDSFLRSRAQSNGAQFITGLVTDIEVPDFLSSKPYVIHHTINNCKRSLTVDLIVGADGANSRVAKIINAGNYRCAIAFQERIKLPDEKMEYYHNLAEMYVGNDMSPDFYAWVFPKCDHVAVGTGTACARRDIKVYQRGIRERVKERIKGGRVIKVEAHPIPEQPRPRRVRGRVALVGDAAGYVTKCSGEGIYFAAKSGRMCGEAIVKASEEGERMVSEEDLKREYLREWDNKYVNTFRFLDLLQRVFYGSNVGREALVELCGDEYVQRMTFDSYLYKKMASGDRWDGVKLVLNTFGSFMRCKVVGREMEALKL